A part of Micromonospora chersina genomic DNA contains:
- a CDS encoding vWA domain-containing protein, producing MAGNRFRYGQWRGGPDPLAPPYDVRAAVDAVGAEVLAGGSLREALRDLLRRGPQGRGGLDDLAARARRLRREALRRGDLDGAVTRAQALLDQALAAEREELRGRDGDDARFAEAVLDNLPRSTARAVEELSGYDWASDEARQTYQRILDGLRGDVLEQRFAGLRDAARAAADPAAQRQLAEMMRDLNDLLARHARSEDTTDAFAEFMRRHGEFFPEQPKDVDELIDALARRAAAGERLMRSLSDRQREELAGLMRQSLGEQLAGELSQLDAHLRSLRPDLNWQRGERVRGDQPLGYGEATGALGEIAELDELLDSLDQDHPGATLDDIDVEAVARTLGRDAADDARRLRELERELRRQGWVTRDAEGLTLSPKALRRLAGTALRRVFADLTAGPRGQHDLRSAGAAGEVSGASRQWEYGDEQPLDVVRTLTRAVRRAGPGVPVQLAVEDFEVMETERRASAAVALCVDLSYSMISQGRWGPMKQTALALSHLMATRFPQDALQIIGFGREAMPLTQQELAAVEPDMEQGTNLQHALRLAGRHLRRHPGAEPVVLVVTDGEPTAHLDPTDGEAYFHWPPLPETIEATIREVDKLTRYGATLNLFMLGDDPGLRRFVDAVARRSKGRMFTPDLDDLGEYVVSDYLRARHGRH from the coding sequence GTGGCCGGCAACCGGTTCCGGTACGGGCAGTGGCGCGGCGGGCCCGACCCGCTCGCCCCGCCGTACGACGTACGTGCCGCCGTGGACGCGGTCGGCGCGGAGGTCCTCGCCGGCGGCAGCCTGCGGGAGGCGCTGCGCGACCTGCTGCGACGTGGCCCGCAGGGGCGCGGCGGCCTGGACGACCTGGCCGCCCGGGCCCGCCGGCTGCGCCGCGAGGCGCTGCGCCGGGGCGACCTGGACGGCGCCGTGACCCGCGCGCAGGCGCTGCTCGACCAGGCCCTCGCCGCCGAGCGGGAGGAGCTGCGCGGGCGGGACGGCGACGACGCGCGCTTCGCCGAGGCGGTGCTGGACAACCTGCCCCGCTCGACCGCCCGGGCCGTCGAGGAGCTGTCCGGTTACGACTGGGCCAGCGACGAGGCGCGGCAGACCTACCAGCGGATCCTCGACGGGCTGCGCGGCGACGTGCTGGAACAGCGCTTCGCCGGGCTGCGCGACGCGGCGCGGGCCGCCGCCGACCCGGCCGCACAGCGGCAGCTCGCCGAGATGATGCGCGACCTCAACGACCTGCTCGCCCGGCACGCCCGCTCCGAGGACACCACCGACGCGTTCGCCGAGTTCATGCGCCGGCATGGCGAGTTCTTCCCGGAGCAACCGAAGGACGTCGACGAGCTGATCGACGCGCTGGCCCGCCGGGCGGCGGCCGGCGAGCGGCTCATGCGGTCGCTGTCCGACCGGCAACGCGAGGAACTGGCCGGGCTCATGCGCCAGTCCCTCGGCGAACAGCTGGCCGGGGAACTGTCCCAGCTCGACGCCCACCTGCGGTCGCTGCGCCCCGACCTGAACTGGCAGCGCGGCGAGCGGGTCCGGGGCGACCAGCCGCTCGGCTACGGCGAGGCCACCGGCGCGCTCGGCGAGATCGCCGAGCTGGACGAGCTGCTCGACTCCCTCGACCAGGACCACCCCGGCGCCACCCTCGACGACATCGACGTCGAGGCGGTGGCCCGCACGCTGGGCCGGGACGCCGCCGACGACGCGCGCCGGCTGCGCGAGCTGGAACGCGAGCTGCGCCGGCAGGGCTGGGTGACCCGGGACGCCGAAGGGCTGACGCTCAGCCCGAAGGCGCTCCGCCGGCTCGCCGGCACCGCCCTGCGCCGGGTCTTCGCCGACCTGACCGCCGGCCCGCGCGGCCAGCACGACCTGCGCTCCGCGGGCGCGGCCGGCGAGGTGAGCGGCGCCTCCCGGCAGTGGGAGTACGGCGACGAGCAACCCCTCGACGTGGTCCGCACCCTCACCCGCGCCGTACGCCGCGCCGGCCCCGGTGTGCCCGTGCAGCTCGCGGTCGAGGACTTCGAGGTGATGGAGACCGAGCGGCGGGCCTCGGCGGCCGTGGCGCTCTGCGTCGACCTGTCGTACTCGATGATCTCGCAGGGCCGCTGGGGCCCGATGAAGCAGACGGCGCTGGCCCTGTCGCACCTCATGGCGACCCGCTTCCCGCAGGACGCTCTCCAGATCATCGGATTCGGCCGGGAGGCCATGCCGCTGACCCAGCAGGAACTGGCCGCCGTGGAGCCGGACATGGAGCAGGGCACCAACCTCCAGCACGCGCTGCGGCTGGCCGGGCGGCACCTGCGCCGGCACCCCGGCGCCGAGCCGGTCGTGCTGGTCGTCACCGACGGCGAGCCCACCGCCCACCTCGACCCGACCGACGGCGAGGCGTACTTCCACTGGCCGCCGCTGCCGGAAACCATCGAGGCGACCATCCGCGAGGTGGACAAGCTGACCCGGTACGGCGCCACGCTCAACCTGTTCATGCTCGGCGACGACCCGGGGCTGCGGCGGTTCGTGGACGCGGTGGCCCGCCGCTCCAAGGGCCGGATGTTCACGCCGGACCTCGACGACCTCGGCGAGTACGTCGTCTCCGACTACCTCCGCGCCCGCCACGGCCGCCACTGA
- a CDS encoding aldo/keto reductase, with protein MRYVPLDTPKPISKIGLGTWQFGSREWGYGPDYEQRAAQIVRRALDLGVTLFDTAEIYGFGRSERILGAALGGDRAKVVVASKIFPVLPLAPVVQQRAVASAARLGVAGIDLYQVHQPNPVVADTTTMRGMRALQDVGLVGEVGVSNYGLRRWRFAEAALGRRVLSNQVRYSMVDRGPEKDLIPYAEQAGRIVIAYSPLGQGFLSGRYDARNPPAGAVRRANPYFLPENLERGTELIATLREVADAHDATPSQIALAYLLRHPNVVAIPGASGVEQVERNAAAAEIDLADDEHAALVTAAHAFRPVTGLAAVPKLIRARTRK; from the coding sequence ATGCGCTACGTCCCGCTCGACACCCCCAAGCCCATCTCCAAGATCGGCCTCGGCACGTGGCAGTTCGGCTCGCGCGAGTGGGGCTACGGCCCCGACTACGAACAGCGGGCGGCGCAGATCGTCCGGCGCGCGCTCGACCTGGGCGTCACGCTCTTCGACACCGCCGAGATCTACGGCTTCGGCCGCAGCGAGCGCATCCTCGGCGCGGCGCTTGGCGGCGACCGGGCCAAGGTCGTCGTGGCCAGCAAGATCTTCCCGGTGCTGCCGCTCGCCCCGGTGGTGCAGCAGCGGGCGGTCGCCTCGGCCGCCCGGCTCGGCGTCGCCGGCATCGACCTCTACCAGGTGCACCAGCCCAACCCGGTGGTCGCCGACACCACCACCATGCGCGGCATGCGCGCGCTCCAGGACGTCGGGCTCGTCGGCGAGGTCGGGGTCAGCAACTACGGACTGCGCCGCTGGCGGTTCGCCGAGGCCGCGCTGGGCCGCCGGGTGCTGAGCAACCAGGTCCGCTACAGCATGGTCGACCGCGGCCCCGAGAAGGACCTCATCCCGTACGCGGAGCAGGCCGGGCGGATCGTCATCGCGTACAGCCCGCTGGGGCAGGGCTTCCTCTCCGGCCGGTACGACGCGCGGAACCCGCCGGCCGGGGCGGTGCGCCGGGCCAACCCGTACTTCCTGCCGGAGAACCTGGAACGGGGCACCGAGCTGATCGCCACCCTGCGCGAGGTGGCCGACGCGCACGACGCCACGCCCAGCCAGATCGCCCTGGCGTACCTGCTCCGCCACCCCAACGTGGTCGCCATCCCCGGCGCGTCCGGGGTGGAGCAGGTGGAGCGCAACGCCGCCGCCGCCGAGATCGACCTGGCCGACGACGAGCACGCCGCACTGGTCACCGCCGCCCACGCGTTCCGCCCGGTCACCGGGCTGGCCGCCGTACCCAAGCTGATCCGCGCCCGCACCCGGAAGTGA
- a CDS encoding GlxA family transcriptional regulator, with the protein MRNNRAMHRIAVLALDDVVGLDLGTPAQVFGTARTGDLTPLYRVEVCTPGGRPIRSTAGFQVVPDHGLELLDSADTVIVPGIHDGPPLTDGTLDASVAAALRAAHDRGARIMSICTGAFVLAAAGLLDGRRATTHWAYADRFRRFHPHVDLDPDVLFVDGGDVLTSAGVAAGIDLCLHVIRTDHGSAVANRSARRCVVPPWREGGQSQYIERPVPRTAETGTAATREWARQRLQEPVALRELAAHARMSVRTFTRHFRSETGLSPAQWLLQQRTEHARLLLETTDLTVDQIARHAGFGTTAALRQHFHSRVGVAPTAYRRSFRRTPDPVASSRP; encoded by the coding sequence ATGCGCAATAATCGGGCCATGCACCGTATTGCCGTCCTCGCCCTCGACGACGTGGTGGGCCTCGACCTCGGCACCCCGGCCCAGGTCTTCGGCACCGCCCGCACCGGCGACCTGACGCCCCTCTACCGCGTCGAGGTCTGCACCCCCGGCGGCCGGCCCATCCGCAGCACTGCCGGCTTCCAGGTGGTTCCCGATCACGGCTTGGAGCTGCTGGACTCCGCCGACACGGTGATCGTCCCCGGCATCCACGACGGCCCCCCGCTGACCGACGGCACGCTTGACGCTTCGGTGGCGGCAGCGCTGCGCGCCGCCCACGACCGTGGCGCGCGGATCATGTCGATCTGCACGGGCGCGTTCGTGCTGGCCGCCGCCGGCCTGCTCGACGGCCGCCGGGCCACCACCCACTGGGCGTACGCCGACCGGTTCCGCCGCTTCCACCCGCACGTGGACCTCGACCCGGACGTGCTCTTCGTCGACGGCGGCGACGTGCTCACCTCCGCCGGGGTGGCCGCCGGCATCGACCTCTGCCTCCACGTCATCCGCACCGACCACGGCAGCGCGGTGGCCAACCGGTCGGCCCGGCGCTGCGTGGTGCCACCGTGGCGGGAGGGCGGCCAGTCCCAGTACATCGAGCGCCCGGTGCCCCGGACGGCCGAGACCGGCACCGCGGCCACCCGCGAATGGGCCCGGCAGCGGCTGCAGGAACCGGTCGCCCTGCGCGAGCTGGCCGCGCACGCGCGGATGAGCGTCCGCACCTTCACCCGGCACTTCCGCTCCGAGACCGGGCTCAGCCCGGCGCAGTGGCTGCTCCAGCAACGCACCGAGCACGCCCGGCTGCTGCTGGAGACCACCGACCTGACCGTCGACCAGATCGCCCGGCACGCCGGCTTCGGCACCACCGCGGCCCTGCGGCAGCACTTCCACTCCCGGGTCGGGGTGGCCCCCACCGCCTACCGCCGCTCCTTCCGCCGAACGCCTGACCCGGTGGCGTCGTCCCGCCCCTGA
- the mgrA gene encoding L-glyceraldehyde 3-phosphate reductase produces MTYLASEDRYDSMIYRRSGRSGLRLPAISLGLWHNFGPDRPYERQRDIVRRAFDLGITHFDLANNYGPPPGTAEENFGRMLATDLKPYRDELVISSKAGYLMWPGPYGEWGSRKYLISSLDQSLRRMGLDYVDIFYSHRFDPDTPLEETMGALDAVVRSGKALYVGVSNYNSEQTARAAEILRELGTPLLINQPSYSMLNRWTEADGLLDTLEQAGAGCIAYSPLAQGLLTDRYLAGIPADSRVRTSVFLNESDLSEEKMATIRGLAAVAERRGQSLAQLALAWALRDPRMTSLIIGASSVAQLEGNVAALDNLDLGVDELAEIDRHLG; encoded by the coding sequence GTGACCTACCTCGCCAGCGAAGACCGTTACGACTCGATGATCTACCGGCGCAGCGGCCGGAGCGGCCTGCGCCTGCCCGCCATCTCGCTCGGGCTGTGGCACAACTTCGGGCCGGACCGGCCGTACGAGCGGCAGCGGGACATCGTCCGGCGCGCCTTCGACCTCGGGATCACCCACTTCGACCTGGCCAACAACTACGGCCCGCCGCCCGGCACGGCCGAGGAGAACTTCGGCCGGATGCTCGCCACCGACCTGAAGCCGTACCGGGACGAGCTGGTCATCTCCAGCAAGGCCGGCTACCTCATGTGGCCCGGCCCGTACGGCGAGTGGGGCTCGCGCAAGTACCTGATCTCCTCGCTGGACCAGTCGCTGCGCCGGATGGGGCTCGACTACGTCGACATCTTCTACTCGCACCGGTTCGACCCGGACACCCCGCTGGAGGAGACGATGGGCGCGCTGGACGCGGTCGTCCGCTCCGGCAAGGCGCTCTACGTGGGCGTCTCCAACTACAACTCGGAGCAGACCGCCCGGGCCGCCGAGATCCTCCGCGAGCTGGGCACGCCGCTGCTGATCAACCAGCCGTCGTACTCGATGCTCAACCGCTGGACCGAGGCCGACGGGCTGCTCGACACGCTGGAGCAGGCCGGCGCCGGCTGCATCGCCTACAGCCCGCTGGCGCAGGGCCTGCTCACCGACCGCTACCTGGCCGGCATCCCGGCCGACTCCCGGGTCCGGACCAGCGTCTTCCTCAACGAGAGCGACCTCAGCGAGGAGAAGATGGCCACCATCCGCGGGCTCGCCGCGGTCGCCGAGCGGCGCGGACAGAGCCTGGCCCAGCTCGCGCTGGCCTGGGCGCTGCGCGACCCCCGGATGACCAGCCTCATCATCGGGGCGAGCAGCGTGGCCCAGCTGGAGGGGAACGTCGCCGCGCTGGACAACCTCGACCTCGGCGTCGACGAACTGGCCGAGATCGACCGCCACCTGGGCTGA
- a CDS encoding hemerythrin domain-containing protein, producing MDDITALILDDHAAFRRGFARLDDARDPAELLAVWEALALHLDIHAEAEEAILYPHLVRHGDDGAEETEDAIGDHNKIRDAVAESKLHEVGSDAWWAAVWRARRENSEHLAEEEDEALPDFRRHASVELRAELGQRWLTFYGEHKNGRDLPFRDKDPEKYVQDHR from the coding sequence ATGGACGACATCACCGCACTGATCCTCGACGACCACGCCGCCTTCCGCCGCGGGTTCGCCCGCCTGGACGACGCCCGCGACCCGGCCGAGCTGCTGGCCGTCTGGGAGGCGCTCGCCCTGCACCTCGACATCCACGCGGAGGCCGAGGAGGCCATCCTCTACCCGCACCTGGTCCGGCACGGCGACGACGGCGCGGAGGAGACCGAGGACGCCATCGGCGACCACAACAAGATCCGCGACGCCGTCGCCGAGTCGAAGCTGCACGAGGTCGGCTCGGACGCCTGGTGGGCCGCGGTGTGGCGGGCCCGCCGGGAGAACAGCGAGCACCTGGCCGAGGAGGAGGACGAGGCGCTGCCGGACTTCCGCCGGCACGCGAGCGTCGAGCTGCGGGCCGAGCTGGGGCAACGGTGGCTGACCTTCTACGGCGAGCACAAGAACGGGCGCGACCTGCCCTTCCGCGACAAGGACCCGGAGAAGTACGTCCAGGACCACCGCTGA
- a CDS encoding sensor histidine kinase — protein sequence MTVRGVLAPLVRGSTWRRAVFLLLGGVLALPYALLAATFAQLLGNDDVPRPIGAGLLLVAVVLAAVPVFLAGSRALEIAAARALLAVDLPEPAPGHRIDRETRLRAALWIALHLFTGGLVLFAAISAFPMALVFLAGLVGVDTGAAPEDGFGPFGPGHPVAAGLAGLALLVALGYAVAGLGALAASMAPVLLGPAQAERIAALEARSARLAERNRLARELHDSVGHALTVATLQAGAARELLDTDPEFSRRALRAIEETSRRAMDDLDHVLGLLRETEDGRAPRPTAPQATLDGLDRLVADTRAAGLVVEPRVSGALAGLPAVVSREGYRIVQEGLTNAARHGRGPVELRVAVPDGRLEIELVNGLRGATGPGGGGRGLDGMRERVLLLGGQLTAGPEGDRWRVRVTLPAPREETR from the coding sequence GTGACGGTCCGGGGTGTGCTGGCGCCGCTGGTGCGCGGGAGCACCTGGCGGCGTGCCGTGTTCCTGCTCCTCGGCGGGGTGCTCGCCCTGCCGTACGCGCTGCTCGCGGCGACGTTCGCGCAACTGCTCGGCAACGACGACGTGCCCCGCCCGATCGGCGCCGGCCTGCTGCTGGTCGCCGTGGTGCTCGCCGCCGTGCCGGTGTTCCTCGCCGGCAGCCGGGCGCTGGAGATCGCCGCGGCCCGGGCGCTGCTCGCTGTCGACCTGCCCGAGCCCGCGCCGGGCCACCGGATCGACCGGGAGACCCGGCTGCGCGCCGCGCTCTGGATCGCCCTGCACCTGTTCACCGGCGGCCTGGTGCTGTTCGCGGCGATCAGCGCGTTCCCCATGGCGCTGGTCTTCCTCGCCGGGCTGGTCGGCGTCGACACCGGCGCCGCGCCCGAGGACGGCTTCGGCCCGTTCGGCCCGGGTCACCCGGTCGCGGCGGGACTGGCCGGGCTGGCCCTGCTCGTCGCGCTCGGATACGCGGTCGCGGGGCTGGGCGCGCTCGCCGCCTCGATGGCCCCGGTGCTGCTCGGGCCGGCGCAGGCCGAGCGGATCGCCGCCCTGGAGGCCCGGTCCGCCCGGCTGGCCGAGCGCAACCGGCTGGCCCGCGAGCTGCACGACTCGGTGGGCCACGCGCTCACGGTGGCGACCCTCCAGGCCGGGGCCGCCCGCGAGCTGCTCGACACCGACCCGGAGTTCAGCCGGCGGGCGCTGCGCGCCATCGAGGAGACCAGCCGCCGCGCCATGGACGACCTGGACCACGTGCTCGGGCTGCTCCGCGAGACCGAGGACGGGCGAGCGCCCAGACCCACCGCGCCGCAGGCCACCCTCGACGGGCTGGACCGGCTGGTCGCCGACACCCGGGCCGCCGGCCTGGTGGTGGAGCCCCGGGTCAGCGGGGCGCTGGCCGGCCTGCCCGCCGTCGTGTCCCGGGAGGGCTACCGGATCGTCCAGGAGGGGCTCACCAACGCGGCCCGGCACGGGCGGGGGCCGGTGGAGCTGCGGGTGGCCGTACCCGATGGTCGTCTGGAGATCGAGCTGGTCAACGGGCTGCGCGGCGCCACGGGGCCGGGTGGCGGCGGGCGCGGCCTCGACGGCATGCGGGAGCGGGTGCTGCTGCTCGGCGGGCAGCTCACCGCCGGGCCGGAGGGTGACCGCTGGCGGGTACGGGTCACCCTGCCGGCGCCGAGGGAGGAGACCCGATGA
- a CDS encoding magnesium chelatase codes for MGRVTAPNQVPPVPPADLPGTLGELRASGHHHRTVKQELRDNLLARMRAGEERFPGIVGYEDTVLPEVERALLAGHDMVLLGERGQGKTRLIRSLGALLDEWTPVIPGSVLNEHPMHPLTPASRALVAERGDDLPIGWLHRSMRYGEKLATPDTSVGDLIGDVDPIRLAQGRTLGDPETIHFGLVPRTNRGVFAVNELPDLAERIQVALLNVLEERDIQVRGYQLRLPLDLLLVASANPEDYTNRGRIITPLKDRFGAEIRTHYPLDLDLELELIRQEADLVATVPEHVLEVLARFARAVRESPSVDPRSGVSARFAIAAAETVAAAALRRAGLLATAAHEAPVARVGDAVSVTSTLRGKVEFESGEEGREIEVLGHLLRTATAETFRARLAGLDLSGFTALVAEGGEIETGELVSSAELLRQVGTVPGLAKVLDRLGLGDAPTPEEAAAGIEFVLEGLHLTRRLGKDVTESGRTVYGGRG; via the coding sequence GTGGGTCGGGTGACTGCGCCCAACCAGGTTCCCCCGGTCCCGCCCGCCGACCTGCCCGGCACGCTCGGCGAGCTGCGGGCCTCCGGCCATCACCACCGCACGGTCAAGCAGGAACTCCGCGACAACCTCCTCGCCCGGATGCGCGCCGGCGAGGAGCGCTTCCCCGGCATCGTCGGCTACGAGGACACGGTGCTGCCGGAGGTCGAGCGGGCCCTGCTCGCCGGCCACGACATGGTGCTGCTCGGCGAGCGCGGCCAGGGCAAGACCCGGCTCATCCGCTCGCTCGGCGCGCTGCTCGACGAGTGGACCCCGGTGATCCCCGGATCGGTGCTCAACGAGCACCCCATGCACCCGCTCACCCCGGCGTCCCGCGCCCTGGTCGCCGAGCGCGGCGACGACCTGCCGATCGGCTGGCTGCACCGCTCGATGCGGTACGGCGAGAAGCTCGCCACCCCGGACACCAGCGTCGGCGACCTCATCGGCGACGTCGACCCGATCCGGCTCGCCCAGGGGCGTACCCTCGGCGACCCCGAGACCATCCACTTCGGACTCGTGCCCCGCACCAACCGGGGCGTCTTCGCCGTCAACGAGCTGCCCGACCTGGCCGAACGCATCCAGGTGGCGCTGCTCAACGTGCTGGAGGAGCGGGACATCCAGGTCCGCGGCTACCAGCTCCGGCTGCCGCTGGACCTGCTCCTGGTGGCCAGCGCGAACCCGGAGGACTACACCAACCGGGGCCGGATCATCACCCCGTTGAAGGACCGCTTCGGCGCCGAGATCCGCACCCACTACCCGCTCGACCTGGACCTGGAGCTGGAGCTGATCCGGCAGGAGGCCGACCTGGTCGCCACCGTCCCCGAGCACGTGCTGGAGGTGCTCGCCCGGTTCGCCCGCGCCGTCCGGGAGTCGCCGTCGGTGGACCCGCGCTCCGGCGTCTCCGCCCGGTTCGCCATCGCCGCCGCGGAGACCGTCGCCGCCGCCGCGCTGCGCCGCGCCGGCCTGCTCGCCACCGCCGCCCACGAGGCCCCGGTCGCCCGGGTCGGCGACGCCGTCTCGGTGACCTCCACCCTGCGCGGCAAGGTCGAGTTCGAGAGCGGTGAGGAGGGGAGGGAGATCGAGGTCCTCGGCCACCTGCTGCGCACCGCCACCGCCGAGACGTTCCGGGCCCGGCTGGCCGGGCTGGACCTCTCCGGGTTCACCGCGCTGGTCGCCGAGGGCGGCGAGATCGAGACCGGCGAGCTGGTCTCCTCGGCCGAACTGCTGCGCCAGGTCGGCACCGTCCCCGGGCTCGCCAAGGTGCTCGACCGGCTCGGCCTCGGCGACGCGCCCACCCCCGAGGAGGCCGCCGCCGGCATCGAGTTCGTCCTGGAAGGGCTGCACCTCACCCGCCGGCTGGGCAAGGACGTCACCGAGTCCGGGCGCACCGTCTACGGCGGCCGGGGCTGA
- a CDS encoding MFS transporter produces MTRHRLHPAWLVAGVSFVALVGAAGFRATPGVLLHPLHAEFGWPLATISAAVSVNLMLYGLTAPFAAALMDRFGIRRVVAGALVLVALGSALTVGMTASWQLILCWGVLVGLGTGSMALAFVATVTGRWFVKRRGLVTGVLTAGGAAGQLVFLPLVAVLVRDHGWRVAALVVAGAALAVVPLVVWLLREHPADLDLPAYGATEVAPPAAPAGGAAARAVGALAAAARTRPFWLLAGGFAICGATTNGLVGTHFVPAAHDHGMAETTAAGLLALVGLFDIVGTVASGWLTDRVDSRLLLGAYYALRGASLLVLPSLFAGSARPSMLVFIVFYGLDWVATVPPTVALCREWFGASGAVVFGWVFAAHQVGAALAATGAGLVRDRLGDYAAAWYVAGALSIGAAGLSLLLRRRGDEPAFALPVAVGRRAWSYRG; encoded by the coding sequence GTGACCCGACACCGTCTGCATCCGGCCTGGCTCGTGGCCGGCGTCTCGTTCGTCGCCCTGGTCGGCGCCGCCGGCTTCCGCGCCACCCCCGGGGTGCTGCTGCACCCCCTGCACGCCGAGTTCGGCTGGCCGCTGGCGACCATCTCCGCCGCCGTCTCGGTAAACCTCATGCTCTACGGGCTCACCGCCCCGTTCGCCGCCGCGCTGATGGACCGGTTCGGCATCCGCCGGGTGGTCGCCGGCGCGCTCGTGCTGGTGGCGCTGGGCAGCGCGCTGACCGTGGGGATGACGGCGAGCTGGCAGTTGATCCTCTGCTGGGGCGTGCTGGTCGGGCTGGGCACCGGCTCGATGGCGCTGGCCTTCGTGGCGACGGTCACCGGGCGCTGGTTCGTCAAGCGCCGGGGCCTGGTCACCGGCGTGCTGACCGCGGGCGGGGCCGCCGGCCAACTGGTCTTCCTCCCGCTGGTCGCCGTGCTGGTGCGCGACCACGGCTGGCGGGTGGCGGCGCTCGTGGTGGCCGGGGCCGCGCTGGCGGTCGTACCCCTTGTGGTGTGGCTGCTCCGCGAGCACCCGGCGGATCTCGACCTGCCCGCCTACGGCGCGACCGAGGTGGCGCCCCCGGCGGCACCGGCCGGCGGGGCGGCGGCCCGGGCGGTCGGCGCGCTCGCCGCCGCCGCGCGGACCCGGCCGTTCTGGCTGCTCGCCGGCGGCTTCGCGATCTGCGGCGCCACCACCAACGGCCTCGTGGGCACCCACTTCGTGCCGGCCGCGCACGACCACGGCATGGCGGAGACCACGGCGGCGGGGCTGCTCGCCCTGGTCGGCCTCTTCGACATCGTCGGCACTGTCGCCTCCGGCTGGCTCACCGACCGGGTGGACAGCCGGCTGCTGCTCGGCGCCTACTACGCGCTGCGCGGCGCGTCGCTGCTGGTGCTGCCGAGCCTGTTCGCGGGTTCCGCGCGGCCGAGCATGCTGGTCTTCATCGTCTTCTACGGCCTGGACTGGGTGGCCACCGTGCCGCCCACCGTGGCGCTGTGCCGGGAGTGGTTCGGCGCGTCCGGGGCGGTGGTCTTCGGCTGGGTGTTCGCCGCCCACCAGGTCGGCGCGGCACTCGCCGCGACCGGGGCCGGCCTGGTCCGCGACCGGCTCGGCGACTACGCGGCGGCCTGGTACGTGGCCGGTGCCCTGTCGATCGGCGCGGCCGGGCTCTCGCTGCTGCTGCGTCGCCGGGGCGACGAGCCGGCGTTCGCCCTGCCGGTCGCGGTCGGCCGGCGGGCCTGGAGCTACCGGGGCTGA
- a CDS encoding response regulator: MTIDVLIVDDDELIRVGLRAIVDAQPDLRVVGEAADGAEVPPLVARLRPRVVLMDVRMPAIDGIQATRRLLATSADPPRVLVVTTFANDEYVYEALRAGASGFLLKRARPAEVVEAIRVVAAGESLLFPAAIRQLVGAYGGRGSDGLRAARLTEREAEVLRLMAAGLSNPEIADRLVVGVETVKTHVGNVLAKLGVRDRTQAVIAAYESGFVVPTG; the protein is encoded by the coding sequence ATGACCATCGACGTGCTGATCGTCGACGACGACGAGCTGATCCGGGTCGGCCTGCGGGCGATCGTGGACGCCCAGCCCGACCTGCGGGTCGTCGGCGAGGCCGCGGACGGTGCCGAGGTGCCGCCGCTGGTGGCCCGGCTGCGCCCACGCGTGGTGCTCATGGACGTCCGGATGCCGGCCATCGACGGCATCCAGGCCACCCGGCGGCTGCTGGCCACCTCCGCCGACCCGCCCCGCGTCCTGGTCGTCACCACGTTCGCCAACGACGAGTACGTCTACGAGGCGCTGCGCGCCGGAGCCAGCGGGTTCCTGCTCAAGCGGGCCCGCCCGGCCGAGGTGGTGGAGGCGATCCGCGTGGTGGCGGCCGGCGAGTCGCTGCTGTTCCCGGCGGCGATCCGCCAGCTCGTCGGCGCGTACGGCGGCCGGGGCTCCGACGGGCTGCGCGCGGCCCGGCTCACCGAGCGGGAGGCCGAGGTGCTGCGGCTGATGGCCGCCGGGCTGTCCAACCCGGAGATCGCCGACCGGCTGGTGGTCGGCGTGGAGACGGTCAAGACGCACGTCGGCAACGTGCTGGCCAAGCTCGGCGTACGCGACCGGACCCAGGCGGTGATCGCCGCGTACGAGTCGGGTTTCGTGGTGCCGACCGGCTGA